In uncultured Methanobacterium sp., a genomic segment contains:
- a CDS encoding DNA-directed DNA polymerase II small subunit, with translation MTDDIILKFADAEILLDESAYNKIKDYNDSSNLVDSMIKHLTISPQEMMVLTGAWVDEYLGQSNENVLGSSSVKNNKMPQMKLVPQDFDFQILKDASRKSYTNGEIKDLSSYFKSRYHKLRELLTYKRELKDSYPIKEATSLDDVVKIVGMVSDIRYTKNNHKLIEIEDETGSATVLIHNENHEVFQQAEKVVKDEVIGIIGSRKGTLIMASELISPGVPRIDEKPMDFATVFLSDIHIGSSTFLNDEFDRFIHWINGDFGDDEQREIANNVKYVVVAGDIVDGIGVYPHQDKELTIKDIHQQYEEAARLFGDISHVKVVVAPGNHDASRLAEPQPAIPEDYAKGLYDLKNLEFVSNPAMVSLDGIKVLIYHGRSFDDMAMTVKGMSHQQSDLIMKELLEKRHLAPIYGERTPLASEIEDHLVIEEIPDVFHTGHVHINSYKRYKGVHLINSGTFQSQTEFQKIYNIIPTPAQVPVINNGNFKMLDFS, from the coding sequence ATGACTGATGACATTATATTAAAATTCGCAGATGCGGAAATACTTCTTGATGAATCCGCTTACAATAAAATAAAAGATTATAATGATTCTTCTAATTTGGTGGATTCAATGATCAAGCACCTGACCATTTCACCCCAGGAAATGATGGTTCTCACGGGTGCATGGGTTGATGAATACTTGGGCCAATCAAATGAAAATGTACTGGGTTCAAGCTCTGTGAAAAATAATAAAATGCCCCAGATGAAACTGGTTCCACAGGATTTCGATTTTCAAATCCTTAAAGATGCAAGTCGCAAGTCCTACACCAATGGCGAGATCAAAGACCTTTCAAGTTACTTCAAAAGCAGATACCACAAACTCAGGGAACTGTTAACCTATAAGAGAGAACTTAAAGATAGTTACCCTATTAAAGAAGCCACAAGCCTCGATGATGTGGTGAAAATCGTGGGAATGGTCAGTGATATACGCTACACCAAAAATAACCACAAACTCATTGAAATAGAGGATGAAACCGGAAGTGCTACTGTTTTAATCCACAATGAAAACCATGAAGTCTTCCAGCAGGCAGAAAAAGTAGTCAAAGATGAAGTAATTGGCATTATAGGTAGCAGAAAGGGTACCTTAATTATGGCCAGTGAATTGATAAGTCCAGGTGTTCCGCGCATTGATGAAAAACCAATGGACTTCGCCACTGTTTTTTTAAGTGACATTCACATTGGAAGCTCCACCTTCCTCAATGATGAATTCGATAGATTCATCCACTGGATCAACGGAGATTTCGGGGATGATGAACAACGCGAAATTGCCAACAACGTGAAATACGTGGTGGTGGCAGGTGATATCGTGGATGGGATTGGAGTTTACCCCCACCAAGATAAAGAACTCACCATTAAAGACATTCACCAACAGTATGAGGAAGCAGCAAGATTATTCGGGGATATAAGCCACGTTAAAGTTGTTGTAGCCCCTGGAAACCACGATGCCAGTCGACTGGCAGAGCCACAACCAGCCATACCTGAAGATTATGCTAAAGGCCTTTATGATCTCAAAAACCTGGAATTTGTGAGTAATCCTGCAATGGTAAGCCTTGACGGGATTAAAGTGCTCATTTACCATGGTCGTAGCTTTGATGATATGGCCATGACAGTGAAGGGAATGAGTCACCAGCAATCGGATCTCATTATGAAAGAACTTCTGGAAAAACGACATTTAGCCCCAATTTATGGTGAAAGAACACCTTTAGCATCTGAAATTGAGGATCATCTGGTCATTGAAGAAATTCCGGATGTTTTCCACACTGGACACGTGCATATAAACAGTTACAAAAGATACAAAGGAGTTCACCTTATCAATAGTGGAACCTTCCAGTCCCAGACCGAATTCCAGAAGATCTACAACATCATCCCAACCCCGGCCCAGGTGCCCGTGATCAATAACGGTAATTTTAAAATGCTTGATTTCAGTTAA
- a CDS encoding class II aldolase/adducin family protein — MNQTPLTMEICETAHYIYSKGLAPGKSGNISARFHDIVAITPSGVSLGHVSEDEIVMVNMDGKILTGKNPSSELMLHLEVYKNKDVNGIVHTHSSYATGFAMSGKKIERLEGFGERNNPFLKMVDYAQPGTVKLAQLVGEGLKKEDVVILENHGVVATGENLSEAALLAEFVEETAKTQFVARVLSNMEF, encoded by the coding sequence ATGAATCAAACCCCCTTAACCATGGAGATATGTGAAACTGCCCATTATATTTACAGTAAAGGACTGGCACCAGGTAAATCTGGGAATATAAGTGCCAGATTCCATGATATTGTAGCTATAACTCCCAGTGGCGTTTCATTAGGACATGTTTCCGAAGATGAAATAGTCATGGTAAATATGGATGGAAAAATATTGACTGGTAAAAATCCATCATCAGAACTTATGCTTCACCTGGAAGTTTATAAAAATAAAGATGTTAATGGAATCGTTCACACCCATTCATCATACGCAACTGGTTTTGCAATGTCAGGAAAAAAAATTGAAAGATTAGAAGGTTTTGGTGAAAGAAACAACCCTTTTTTAAAAATGGTCGACTATGCTCAGCCAGGAACTGTGAAATTAGCCCAACTGGTTGGTGAAGGTCTGAAAAAAGAGGATGTTGTAATCCTGGAAAATCATGGAGTGGTAGCTACAGGAGAAAACCTTTCTGAAGCAGCTCTTCTAGCAGAATTCGTGGAAGAAACCGCGAAAACTCAATTTGTAGCTCGAGTTTTGAGTAATATGGAATTTTAA
- a CDS encoding UPF0147 family protein yields MGTEAFERCNQILKHIMGDTSVPRNIRRAAEESKNLLSKDDDEPTVRASTVISILDEISNDPNIPIHARTLIWNVLSELESVRE; encoded by the coding sequence ATGGGTACAGAAGCATTTGAACGTTGTAATCAAATTTTAAAACATATTATGGGGGACACAAGTGTTCCACGGAATATCAGGAGGGCCGCTGAGGAATCTAAGAATTTATTATCTAAGGATGATGATGAACCTACAGTCCGGGCCAGTACTGTTATATCCATTTTAGATGAGATAAGCAACGATCCAAACATCCCAATACATGCAAGAACACTTATTTGGAATGTTTTAAGTGAACTAGAATCAGTTCGCGAATAA
- a CDS encoding cobalt-precorrin 5A hydrolase yields the protein MRFAIISVTKEGQKIASDMALVLKNDPTVIKVDLFHKNVKETLKKSFNDYDCWVAIMATGIMVRLICPFIKSKLNDPAVLVVDENKKHVISLISGHLGGANQFSIKIAGVIGAVPVITTATDLKCRMGIDALANQYWLNICQPDLIKNVNQLIAEDGKVDLYLPSRFKFLENHPYVRNSYQIQIWEKSFIRASLPGKESKNELDLYPKRMIAGLGSKKGVTSEQVFFAIRSALQHLHLPFERLDALATADVKQYEKGIIDAASKSGLDLEIVSLNEIAEFNHGDCSHSPLVQREFGVQGVCEPVSLIKAGINSRLILKKTAYDGVTVAIAVSID from the coding sequence ATGAGATTTGCAATTATAAGCGTGACTAAAGAAGGGCAAAAAATTGCCAGTGACATGGCATTGGTTTTGAAGAATGATCCCACTGTAATAAAAGTTGATTTGTTCCATAAAAACGTTAAGGAAACTCTGAAAAAATCATTTAATGATTATGATTGTTGGGTTGCTATAATGGCCACTGGAATAATGGTCAGACTTATATGTCCTTTTATAAAATCAAAGTTAAATGACCCCGCAGTACTGGTAGTTGATGAAAATAAGAAGCACGTTATCAGTTTAATATCCGGTCATTTGGGTGGGGCCAATCAATTTTCAATAAAAATAGCAGGTGTCATTGGAGCTGTTCCAGTCATAACTACCGCTACAGATTTGAAATGTAGAATGGGTATTGATGCACTGGCAAATCAATACTGGTTAAATATTTGCCAACCAGATCTTATCAAAAATGTGAACCAATTAATTGCTGAAGATGGTAAGGTTGATCTATACTTACCTTCACGTTTTAAATTTTTAGAGAATCATCCTTATGTAAGAAATTCTTATCAAATTCAAATTTGGGAAAAATCTTTCATTCGAGCTTCTTTACCTGGAAAAGAATCCAAAAATGAATTAGATCTCTATCCTAAAAGAATGATAGCTGGTTTGGGTAGTAAAAAGGGAGTTACTAGTGAACAAGTGTTTTTTGCCATTCGATCTGCTCTTCAACATCTTCACTTACCATTTGAGAGGTTGGATGCCCTGGCAACGGCTGATGTAAAACAATATGAGAAGGGTATTATTGATGCTGCTTCTAAATCTGGATTAGATCTTGAAATAGTATCTTTAAATGAAATCGCTGAATTTAATCATGGTGATTGCAGTCATTCGCCTTTAGTGCAGCGCGAATTTGGGGTGCAGGGAGTTTGTGAACCTGTGTCTCTCATTAAAGCCGGAATAAATTCACGCCTTATTCTGAAAAAAACTGCATACGATGGGGTTACAGTTGCAATTGCAGTTTCAATTGATTAA
- a CDS encoding cobalamin biosynthesis protein gives MQQIELLTIELLIVIVAAVLMDIILGELPSRLHPVVWIGKSIEKLKSLFLSTSKTKNRFSGLIMTLLIIIMFTVLFSIIQYISSFNYIFYLLVASIILSTTFAIRSLVNFVHDVYVNINEDLEKGRKSVSFLVSRETSNLSSENVVSAAIETLTENITDSVVSPIFYIFIFGFMGNILLYLIHPSVTINPFLINNISFQDPLLNFLSASGIGYSWYQFPIILAVLAGVSYRVVNTLDAMIGYKNPENIDIGWFPARLDDILNYIPARITGFLVVLASIFGGFDYRSSWKVMLSDARSTPSPNSGYSMAAAAGSLGIQLIKPEVYKLGYPKNELKPEMIKRAIKLTIITVTLYILIIILILFFTFLFFN, from the coding sequence ATGCAGCAGATAGAACTTCTTACAATTGAACTATTAATAGTCATAGTCGCAGCCGTTTTAATGGATATAATTTTAGGAGAACTCCCCTCAAGGCTTCATCCTGTAGTTTGGATTGGTAAATCTATAGAAAAACTCAAAAGTCTATTTTTAAGTACTTCTAAAACTAAAAATCGGTTTTCTGGTTTGATAATGACTTTGCTAATTATAATTATGTTTACTGTACTTTTTTCCATTATTCAGTATATTTCCTCATTTAATTACATTTTTTATCTACTGGTGGCTTCCATTATTCTTTCCACAACATTTGCAATTAGATCTCTGGTGAATTTTGTTCATGACGTATATGTTAACATTAATGAAGACTTAGAAAAAGGTAGAAAATCTGTTTCATTTTTAGTTAGTAGAGAAACTTCTAATTTATCTTCGGAGAATGTTGTATCTGCGGCTATTGAAACCCTCACTGAAAACATCACTGATTCTGTTGTTAGTCCTATTTTTTACATATTCATTTTTGGTTTTATGGGAAACATTTTATTATATTTAATCCATCCTTCTGTAACCATTAATCCCTTTTTAATCAACAATATTTCTTTCCAGGATCCACTTTTAAACTTTTTAAGTGCAAGTGGAATAGGATATTCCTGGTATCAATTTCCAATTATCCTGGCTGTACTTGCTGGTGTGTCATACCGGGTAGTGAACACCTTAGATGCTATGATAGGTTATAAGAATCCGGAAAACATTGACATTGGATGGTTCCCTGCCCGTTTAGATGATATTCTCAATTACATTCCCGCCCGTATAACTGGATTTCTGGTAGTTTTGGCCTCTATTTTTGGTGGTTTTGATTATAGATCTTCATGGAAGGTTATGTTAAGTGATGCGCGTAGTACTCCCAGCCCAAACTCTGGTTATTCAATGGCAGCTGCTGCTGGATCTCTTGGCATTCAATTAATTAAGCCAGAAGTTTACAAATTAGGTTATCCTAAAAATGAATTAAAGCCTGAAATGATAAAAAGAGCCATTAAATTAACTATAATCACCGTTACACTGTATATATTGATTATAATATTAATTCTATTTTTCACATTTCTATTTTTCAATTAA